In Falsibacillus pallidus, the genomic window TTGTTAAAATCTTTTTGCCGATTTCAACTTACAAATACCTGTTTTGCGCTTTGAATTGGAGTATCCAGGCTCTTTTCCAGCTAATTTCCCTGAATAGATTGCATAAGTTATCCTTTTTTTTATGCTACAGCAACAAACTTTGAGAAAAGAGCCATAAAAAAGAAGGAATACAGTGCCTCTAACAAGAATAAATTAGGAAATATCAATAGTTTCGACAAAATTAGTAAGAAGTTGTTGACAGCTTATGACAATCACCACGATGCCACTTGTCTATAATGAAAAAAAGGATATGGCTGGGAGTGATTCATTTTGCGTTCCTATCAAATTTATTTCATAGAGGATGAATTTGCCGGACATTATTACGGCAGGGAAAAAATGTTCTACCAATTGTTTCATGAGCACCAAAATTCCATTGGTGAATTAAAGACGATTCTCGATCTCCAGGTGAACTATATTACGAAATCCATTCCATTTCTTCCGTTTCACCGATTATTGGTCAACCATCTTCAAAAGAGGAAAGATTTTTCGTTTGAAGGGTGTTCCTATCAAGTCGGTTTCACGACGAAAGTGAACGGAGCGGAATTGCTTTGGCATGAGAGATCTCTGCAGCTATGCGCGTGGGGCAGCTATGATTCGGAATTTGCATTTTTCGAGGTTTTACGTCAATTTGATGGGCGGCTGCTGGCGGTTGATTTAGAAAACCAAAGATTCGGCTGGGTAAAGCCGATAAAAGAGAGAAAATACGTTTAAATTGATGATTTATAGGAGAAAAAATTATTGATATATTGTATAATGTCTTGTGGTTTAGTACACTGTAAAGTAGACAACACGAAGGAGGAAATTATCCTATGTTATGGCAATTTATTCTAGTGGGCGTCCTTGCATTGCTTGTCGGTGTCGCGCTAGGATTTTTCATTGCTCGCAAATACATGATGAGCTACCTAAAGAAAAATCCACCAATCAATGAACAGATGCTGAAAATGATGATGATGCAAATGGGCATGAAGCCGTCCCAAAAGAAAATCAATCAAATGATGGCTGCAATGAACAAACAATCCAAGTAATCATTCATCAATATGGACAAGCACTATGTAAAATA contains:
- the sirA gene encoding sporulation inhibitor of replication protein SirA produces the protein MRSYQIYFIEDEFAGHYYGREKMFYQLFHEHQNSIGELKTILDLQVNYITKSIPFLPFHRLLVNHLQKRKDFSFEGCSYQVGFTTKVNGAELLWHERSLQLCAWGSYDSEFAFFEVLRQFDGRLLAVDLENQRFGWVKPIKERKYV
- a CDS encoding YneF family protein, whose protein sequence is MLWQFILVGVLALLVGVALGFFIARKYMMSYLKKNPPINEQMLKMMMMQMGMKPSQKKINQMMAAMNKQSK